From Phalacrocorax carbo chromosome 25, bPhaCar2.1, whole genome shotgun sequence:
ggaggccaaCAGGTCCCCGCTAGGCTGGTGTGGGGAGGCGGTGAcaggaaaggtaaagaagagagagaagggattagaagagcaaaacagtGGCCCGAGGAGGTGAATACAGTGCCCTGAAGCTCTGTCTCCTGTCCAGCAGCACCATGTTCTGAGGTCTTGGAAGTTCTTGGCCAAAGTTGTTGCCAGCCGCTTTAGCAGGGTCGACATCTGCTGCCACAGTAGCGGTTCGTAATGCAGGAGAGGTCAAAGCCcccggaggagatgggcactccATCACAGCTCAGGATGCTGCCAACAGCAGCGGAGGTGGAGGAGCCCACCACggtgctctgtgggaaggagctgaggatggggccgggcagggtcaccaccacggggGAGGGCTCGATGACGACGATGGAgttctggcactgcctgacacagggctcattgcagctgttggccagcggggtcgggccgcagggcgagcagggctggcagggctggcactggTCGTAGCAGGACATGTCTCTGGTCCAACGGTGCACCTGGGAgagagggcagggggaagaagcagagcacagggataCATGAGGGGCAGCGCTGCACCCAACCACAGTGGAGCCAAGGCACCTCCTGGCCCAGCACGCGCTGCCCAGCCCAAAGGCCACGAGCCACCTCAACTAagtcccagcccctctctctggaagacctcctctccccttccctctcccatgaGAATCagttcccagccctgggctaGGACAGCCCATATCGGCTGAGGCACCCATCGAGGAAAGACCTGatcctgaaggaggaggaggaggagacgaGGCTTCACTCTCACCTGATTCCCAAGGAGAAGGAGGCGAGAGAAGTGGATGAGAGGGCAGAGAGTTGGGCTGCCTTTTATAGTAGACCTGCATTGCCTGAGGCCCAGAGGCACCCTTTGGGgaagtaataattttctgacAAGCTCACGTCAAATGCGGACCATCCCGGCCAATGGTACGGGCTGTGTCCTggcttcctgcactgctgccttttcatttcctggctTACGCCACGTGCTTTCCCAGATGAAGGCTTCTGTAAGTGCTGGGATGAGAGGCCTGAGGATTTCCAGGATGGAAACACGTCAGCACAGGCAGAAGACTCGGATCAAGTGCTGGCAGCCTGCCGTGCAGGCAGGTGATGATGTGCACCTGGGTCATACCCGTGGGCTTGTTTGTGGCAAAGTTTGCAGGAAATGGGCATCGCTCTCATGCTTCTTGTCCGGGTGCACAAAGGCTCCCATGTGAGAGGTCATGTCACATCTAGCCCCCAGCATCTGCTCAGCAGAGTCCACAGTTGCGGATGTGGACTTGGTGATTGACGGTCGGACTTGGTGATCTTttggggtcttttccaaccttgacgAGTCTATGTTTTCCTGGCTTGCGTTACGTGAGCATACAGATTTTGGCGTGCTCCCATGGAGGCACGCACGAGCACACGTCGGTCAGCCTGTACTTGTGTGAGCCTCATCATGGGGACGTGCGCAGGTCACAGCAGGGGGACTGTCCCGTGGTGCGTCCAGGAGAACTGCAGAGTAGCACGTTGCCCTTGCCAGAAGGAGCCCATCTGCAGCTGAACGGTGGTGCCTTTGGCCTGGCAGAGAGCTGCTCAGAGAACCAAAATGCACTCCCTTATGCCCTCTCGCGTCCTCCCTTTCTTGCTTTACGTACggggagaaagagcaagaaagccTGCCCGCCTATGCAGGCCGTTATCCTGGCATTGTATCCCCTGACGGGGCAGTGTTGCTGGTGACTGGGCGGGACAGAGGCTCCTCATGTCCACGCCAATGCCACCACTCAGCCTGGTGCTGAGTGAGGCAGGGCCTACGACCTCGCACCGAGTGGTTACTGGAGCGAAGGGACCAGGGTCCAGAtgatgctctgctgtgagacGTGGGACTGACTTTCTGGGTGGCACAGGGAGAGTCAGGCAGCTGAGGACGCCTTTGGTGTTGAAGCACCAGGAGTCCCATGCTCCCCACAGAAACCTGAATCTGAGGGCACAGCACCTGTGTCTAGGAAGGCAGGGACATGTGCTTCAGGGCCCAACTGCAgaaactctgctgctgtttcatgagGGAGGTCAGGCAAGTTCCCTCTTTGTGACAGAGGCTGCAGGTACCTTGTAAGGGACCTAAGTGCGTCCTCCACCCTAGTCTGCCTTGTCTTTGCTCCAGCTTAGAGGCAGTGTAACCGAGGGCCACCCTTCTCCCTTTGTTGACCTTGCTGAGATCATGTCcaggtggtgctgctgggaggcttCAGCCAGGCCTGACTGCCCTTCCCATGGGAGCCGCTTTCAAACTCAAGTTCAAGGACATTAGATAGCTGTCATATTAGAGCACTTATTCAAACTCTTTAAGCGTGAGGAATAATACCATTTCTCTTAAGCTTATTCAGCATTCCATCCGTGCCTTACTGAAGCCTGGACTGGTTCCTCTCTCTTGGAATTCGTACCCCTCTAACTGTGCCTCATACTCTCTTGGACCCGCTGCAGCCTGTTTCTGTGGCAAGGCTTTGGGAGGTGGGGAAGAAGGGTGCAGGGGTGCCCCCTGTGAGAAGAATCCAGTGGCTACCgccatgtctgacagagccagttccaACCGGCTCCAACACGGACTATCTGCTGCACAGCGCTGAGCCCGTTAGCAATGCTGGCTAACACATCTTagagaaagggcaaaagcctacacAGGAAATGAGGAATGGAGAGAGTAAACCATTTGAGAAACAGTCCCGCAAACACCAAGgccagaggaaagggaggaggaggaggaggaggaggtgcttcaggcaaTGGTGCAGAGATTGCTGGGCAACCTGTGGGAGAGACCACGGTGGAGCAGACATCCACATGGAGGATCCCGCGCTGGACCAGGAGCCCATGGAGGATCCCACGCTGGACCAGGTGGATATCCCCTGCTGGAAGTGTGGCCTGTGCAGAGCCCACGCtgaagcaggctcctggcaccAACTGCGGGCCCTGGAGGACCCCCATGCCGGGGCAGTCTTATCCGGAAGGACTGCAGGCCGTGGACTGGACCTATGATGGAGCTGGTCTTGAAAGACTGCAGCctatgggaaggactcatgctggagcagagaaaaatgtgaggAGAAAAGAGTGGCAGGAAGGAACTGTTGTGTCCTGCCACAACGCTCCCCCATTCCACAGTACACTGTGCGGCTTGCgggtggaggagatggagagCCATGAACGAAGGAGGGAAGTCGAGGCTGTGAAAAAGAGGTGGGCATGGAGGTGTTTTAGAGGGTTTTGgtctgtttctcaccatcctgcTCTATTTGTAATTGGCACTATGTTAAATGAATCTTCCCCAAGTCGAGCCTGCTTTAAGGGTGGCAGCATTTGGTAAGTAATCCCCCTGTCTTTACCTTGACCCACAACCTTACTTTCACCTGACTTTCTCCTTACTATCTCCTTCTGCCCTGTGGAGGAGGGAGCGTGAGAGATCAGCCGGGTGTGTTTGGAAGCCAGCCAAGGTCTCCCTGGTTCTGCAACAACTATGGTAATTAGAAGTGCCATGTGTGCTTTTTACATtgccatgcttttctttttttcctgcttcctatCTATGCCATCAGGAGCAGTCTCTTCCTCCCACTGTTGTTCCCTTCAGAGGACGGTGGGCAGTGATGTCAGGTGGCCTTTGTGCTTGTGTACCTGGGCACCAGTGGCAGGTTTAGAGCCAtgggcagagcacagctcaCCAAACCTCCTGCCGTAGCCTCAAATGTACAAGGAGTCCCCACGGTCTGCGCGGGAGGAAAGCCGTGAATGGGAGCTACTCTCTTGAtgacctgctgtgctggttttggctgagaaggggttaattctcctccggggtggggtggggggtgggggggtgggggtgtcgacaacctttccagcttcccgcgctctgccgcgtcggcgggaggctgggaggggcaaggccacggccggggcggctgaccccgactggccaatggcatgttcgttccataccatgtgacaccatgaccagtatagcAAGGGGGGGCAATCTGCGGCTCAGAGGAGGCGTGGCtttgggtcggcgggcggtgagcgctTGCGTCGCTTGTGGTCTCtttcggcggttcattcccctcccctctcccttcccctcccccccaccccgcgtttcgcgcctctcgttgttctccttacgttgcatttttgttgttgtttcttttaattttaattatttcactgttcttatcccaacccacgagcgttacccttctgattctctcccccatctaccggtgggggagtgagcgagcgactgtgtggggctgagctgccggctaaaccacgacacctgctctcttcagctctttctgaCACTGCTAGGAAGAGTCCTGCATGACAACTggtgacagagaagaaacaccCACTCCCTTGGCTGCCTCAGACCCCCTCcaccttgcatttctttccccaaCCATCCAGCCCCTCACTGGCTCTCTTTCCCAGCCCGTTCCCTCTCAACGTCTCCCAGGCAGGTCAGTGCAGATGATCTCGGCTGTCTTTGTAGGCCCAAATTTCTGAGGTTCAAGCACCAAAGGCTGTTCTCCACGAGCGGTAGGCTTCAGGGGAGGAGGGACCTAGGAGAAGGGGCCCAGTACAGTTCTCTTCTCttggcagcctggcaggaggccCTTCTGTGCAAGGCTGAGCTGTGGGCAAAGGCCCTCAGCACTCCCGTGGCAGCCCTATTTCCCCTACGCGCCCAGAGATCTGCACCCAAAGATCCTCTttctgagaggggctggggttGGTGGCCcgagggaaaagagaaggtggTGAGAGAGCTTCTGCCATGGAACTGTTCTTCCCTCGCGCGCCAGGATGGGATTGTACTTGCcgtgagctgcagagagagagccTGGGCTCTTCTGGTCGGTGCTCTCTCTACAGTACCATGGGAGGAAGGGTCAGTCGCTCACCTGTGTCTTCTTTTAGGCCCATGCAAGAAACCTTTTTTGTCCTGGAGGTGCTCGTTCTGATGGGAGGTGGGGATGTGCAGTGCGCCAGGCACCTCAGCCTTGCAAATCTGTGCAACCACCCGCTGGGCCGCACGGGGCACTGCATGgtgtggcagaggaagaggggatCTGCCCTAGCTATCGTTGCCCTTGGATGTTCTCACTGATTATTCACCCGATTAACACCTGGCTCAGACGCTGGTGCCGTTGGTGgaagtttggggattttttgatCGTGGGAAGGTTCATACAGAAAGCagccttccagctcttcaaggagttagtcagcaggaccccctgggaagaggtcctcagggacaagggaacagaagtgcCGGCAGACCTTGGAAGGTGCATTCCATAGAGCACAGGAGCTCTCAGTtgccaggtgtaagaaatccggcaaggaagggaagagagcagtACGGCTGAGCTGAGatatgctggtcaaactaatgAGCAAGAGGGAACCGCGCAAGCAGTGGAAGCAGTGGAAGCGGGGAcaggcaagggatgcaaagaataactaaagggcttctacaggtacgacagccagaaaaagaaggctAAAGAAAGTGCACCCGCCCTGCTGAACAAGAATGGTTGCCTAGTATCAAGAGACGAGGAGAgagctgaggtactcaacaactttctTGCCTCAGTCTTGGCTGGTAGCCTCTCTCCTCAACCCTCTCAAGCCAATGGACCGCAGGATGGAGACGAGGGGGCTAAAGCCCCTCCCACCACCTGAGGAACCGGAACACCCACAAGCCTATGGGACCtgacgagatgcatcccagagtcctgagggaattggctggtggagctgccaagacactctccatgGTCTCGAAAGgccatggcagtcaggtgaagtccctggggagtggaagaagggaaagagtgTGTCCATCTttgaaaagggtagaaaggagaacCTGGGGAGCTACCGTCCTGTGAGCCTCACCTCTGAATGGGAAGGGGGGTTGCGGACTCTGCGTTACACAtagtctctgccactccttcctcttcacgCTGCTCCCCTGCTCCACGGTGGGGTCCCACCCACGGGAGAAGGTCCTTCACAAAAttctccaacgtgggtccttccACCGGGCTGCATTTCTTCACGGGCTGCTCCaccgtgggtcccccacggggtcacagctcctgccagaggacctgctccagcgtgggcttctcTCCGCAGGAGGGCAGTTCCTGCCAGGAACCTCTTCCAGTGCAAGCTCTTTACGGGGTCACAGTGTCCTTCACGGTACATCCACCGGCTCCGGGGTGAGGTCCTCCGTGGTCAGCCCACGACctgagggcaggaagggcaTGAGTGGAACCTCACACGGTTCGTGGGGCGCTGTGTGCCCGAGATGTTATTGTGCGCCAAGCGGTGCCTCCAGGagttccttttctgctcccaggagaCCACGGATGGATGCCAGGATTTAGAGCATTGCCTGCGGCTGAAGGCCAAGGTCCAAAAGGAACTTTCAAAGTATAACTGAAAAGCATAACTAGATGTTAGCATTAACAGTCATTTGCGCCACAAGGCATTTGCGCAGGGAAGGTGGACAGCTGAAACAAGCCATGAGGGCCTTGTGGGGGTGTTGGCTTCGCAGGGAGTGTGGCCGATACTAATCCTGACTTGTGCATTACCTCCGGCCTGCCTatctggagagcagctgggcCCTGCCAGGTGCTGAAGGGCTATAGGAGGTCGCTATCTCACCTGCCTGTGCCCATGTGTACCGGCCACGGGCTCTAGATGGCGTAATGcagtggaggggaaggtggagaggaggctgtgggctgTCCGTGTGCATTCTTGTCTTCCCATTCCCCACTCCTGCCGCCCTTTGGAGACATGCTCTCGCTGATAGCCATTGGCTGTGGAGTAGCCAGGGTTGTCTTTGTTAGCTCCAGGGGAAAGGGCACAAACCAAAATCTACTGCGGTGAGTCCCACCCTCCCCTTGCTCCACCTCTTCCCTGAGCAGACTGGAAGAGCTGCcgcagaaggaaggaggactCGCAGGCCCAAGCTTGGATGCAGCACAACTTTAATGAgtccaaagaagaaaaggaggtggttcacagagagcagcaggggcagccacTAAGATGCGGTGGAGCTCCTGCAGGGTGTCCATCTGCCCgccctgcagagggagggaggccaaCAGGTCCCCGCTAGGCTGGTGTGGGGAGGCGGTGAcaggaaaggtaaagaagagagagaagggattagaagagcaaaacagtGGCCCGAGGAGGTGAATACAGTGCCCTGAAGCTCTGTCTCCTGTCCAGCAGCACCATGTTCTGAGGTCTTGGAAGTTCTTGGCCAAAGTTGTTGCCAGCCGCTTTAGCAGGGTCGACATCTGCTGCCACAGTAGCGGCTGGTAATGCAGGAGAGGTCAAAGCCCCCGGAGCTGATGGGCACTCCATCACAGCTCAGGATGCTGCCAACAGCAGCGGAGGTGG
This genomic window contains:
- the LOC135317335 gene encoding feather keratin Cos1-1/Cos1-3/Cos2-1-like, with translation MSCYDQCQPCQPCSPCGPTPLANSCNEPCVRQCQNSIVVIEPSPVVVTLPGPILSSFPQSTVVGSSTSAAVGSILSCDGVPISSGGFDLSCITNRYCGSRCRPC